In the genome of Tachysurus vachellii isolate PV-2020 chromosome 9, HZAU_Pvac_v1, whole genome shotgun sequence, one region contains:
- the LOC132851611 gene encoding ATP-sensitive inward rectifier potassium channel 1-like — protein MKRFMQMLRNYLAKRRLKRLVSKDGHCNIEYGNVRYSNFFAYMLDLWTTFVEIRWRFVFVLFIASFTLSWFFFGLLWYSIAQNNGDLAWQHPSANHNVCVRNVYGMTTAFLFSLETQSTVGYGGRDITPNCPSAIALLIIQILIGTIINCFWCGVVMTKISLPKKRVKTIAFSKMAVICQNRGVLCLQLRVANLRKSLLIGSQIYGKLLRTTITPEGETIILDQVNVDFMVDVGKDNLFFVCPLTLYHVIDKTSPFFEMSVETINQQEFELVVFLDGTAESTSNSCQVRTSYLPEEIMWGYKFLPIISRRKDGRYHVDFSNFARVEPTMTSNSPRGNSDGNYHYQCPTKGFANPGFLAFNIDNSLSRKM, from the coding sequence ATGAAGCGCTTTATGCAGATGCTCAGAAACTACCTGGCCAAACGCAGACTTAAACGCTTGGTGAGCAAGGATGGCCACTGTAACATTGAATATGGCAACGTGAGGTACAGCAACTTCTTTGCCTATATGCTAGATCTTTGGACCACCTTTGTGGAGATCCGTTGGcgctttgtttttgtcttgtttatcGCCTCATTCACTCTCAGCTGGTTCTTTTTTGGACTTCTGTGGTATTCGATTGCACAGAACAATGGAGATTTGGCATGGCAACATCCGTCAGCTAACCACAATGTATGTGTACGTAATGTCTATGGAATGACCACTGCCTTCCTCTTCTCTTTGGAAACGCAGTCAACTGTGGGGTATGGGGGACGAGATATCACCCCAAACTGCCCTAGTGCTATTGCTCTCCTCATTATCCAGATTCTTATAGGAACAATTATTAACTGCTTCTGGTGTGGAGTGGTCATGACCAAAATTTCTCTACCAAAGAAAAGGGTCAAAACCATAGCATTTAGTAAGATGGCAGTGATCTGTCAAAACAGAGGAGTCCTCTGTTTGCAATTAAGAGTGGCTAACTTACGTAAATCGTTGTTGATCGGCAGCCAGATCTACGGAAAGCTGCTTAGAACAACAATAACTCCTGAAGGTGAAACCATCATACTTGATCAGGTCAATGTTGACTTCATGGTTGATGTTGGAAAGGATaacctgttttttgtttgcccCTTGACCTTATATCATGTGATTGACAAGACAAGCCCATTCTTTGAAATGTCAGTGGAGACTATAAATCAACAGGAGTTTGAGCTGGTGGTCTTTCTGGATGGAACTGCTGAATCCACCAGCAATTCCTGCCAGGTCAGGACTTCTTACCTACCTGAGGAAATTATGTGGGGCTACAAGTTTCTACCCATCATTTCCCGCAGGAAGGACGGAAGGTATCATGTTGACTTTTCCAATTTTGCCAGAGTAGAGCCAACAATGACTTCCAACTCACCCAGAGGCAACAGTGATGGTAACTATCATTATCAATGCCCCACAAAAGGCTTTGCTAATCCTGGATTTTTGGCCTTCAACATTGACAATTCTCTCAGTAGGAAAATGTGA